The genome window ggcGTGGAGAAACAAGACGAACTGGCGAGTAACAGTCTgtgatttaaataattagaGACATGATTATATATGAATCTgctaatcaaaaaaaaaaaaaaaatacatctgttttatgtggctaaaagttagtttggtgtAAAGTGGAGTTAATGCGCTAACAAAGATCAAGTTAAGGacaatcaaaaatacaaaaatagaaaaatacccTGATGctacattgtgaaaaacaaaaagactaatGTAACTAAAATGTCCTTTCTAAAAGAAACTATGAAACTTGTGAATTTATAGACAAGAAATGTTACAATAAATTCATAATGAACACTCTGTTATGGACAAAAGgactctttgtcttttctgttttatctgctcacaTGTACTCAGCTGCACGCTGACACAACCATAACATTTAAGAGTGAAgacagtcacacataaacaaaaactgattaagGCAGGAAAACCTTAGAGAGGGAGCAgaatgaggagaaaataaagcagaacttGCTCTACAATCTTTGCTTCACTTGGTGTTTATTCTAAGGTGAGCTGAGTGGAGCCCAGCGCTGGACGGTGAAAGTCACTCTGTATCTGTTCCAATTGgatgatgtgaaacatttgaacattttctgcattaaaccctgttttatatttaaccaaAGCTCATTATTCCTCAAGGTAATGATACTAGGATTTTAGTCAGGTCTTAAACTGGTAAACTGGTAAACTCTTAAACTGGTAAGCCGACCTTGGTAGTGCACAGAGGGGAAAATGAGTGAACTACAACAACTTGTGTCTTGGTTAatgattcttttatttaaaggtttttattggctctactggcctttatttgataggtaattgacaggaaagtgggtaatgagagaagggggaagacatgcggcaaaggttgtcaggccgggaatcgaacctgcaacagccacgtcgaggactaaggcctccttatgtgggttgtgcttaacccatGCGTCACCACAGCACATCCTGGTTAATGATTCTTACAAACTTTATTCCCACAACTTGTCTTTATTGATACCAATAATTGATAcctttatactttgtgttcaacTGCCTGTTTTATCAAGATATgagataaatacaaatttaaaaaaagaacatgatcTATAATTTCCATTTAACATATAATTGCAacagggtttttaaaaaaagactcaaaagaCTTGAAATTCCATGTTtcagacttgagacttgactcggggTTTAAGGataaagacttgagacttggaAAACCCTGACTTGGTACCACTGCTGTCTTGAAATAATCTTGAACATGTTTGATAGTCCTTGACCTGCAGTGGGCTGCTGCATGAATGTGACTTAAACATAGagtgtataaaaacattttatttgttttactgtctGCAGCCTTGCTGTAGGATTCATTACTATATTCCACatgaaatcatttttcattaCATATTTCAAATGAACTTACACATTTTGTTTGACAACAAAACTCACAGGAACTAAGTTCACTCTGTGTCTCACAGGTAGAGTTTACTTCACAAACTTCTGCACAACTGAGGCTCCAAATATATTTCATGACTAAGAAACACCAGAAACAGAAACCCTGTTAGCATTTCAGACCATGCATTATATATATAACCAATTTCATGCATTATGGTCTGAAATAATGCATGGTTATATATACCATAAATTGGTATATATAACCAATTTCATGCATTGCGGACAATCCACAGCTATccaaaagccattttcttgtgttaatatgtgtttttattttgtaaatgcacACAAACCACTACACTGGTCACCAGTGCATCATACAATACACTGCAACACATTACATATGCTCATTCCAACTGACCATGATGGACAGAGTGCCTTTGAAGTCCAATGCATTAACACCATCTGTCATGATGTGTGTGGTTGAAGtgtggacccaaatgcagcaggcAGGAGACATAAAACTTCTGttgtaaatttaattaaaaatcaaacttacaaaaaaataaaaaaattcaaggaacaaaaataaacccaaaccaGAGACATGAAGAGACCATGAGGAAGCCAGAGAGaagggatgaggatcagtggcGTGTAGAAACAAGACGAACCGGCGAGTAACAGTCTGAGATTTAACTAATTAGAGACGTGATTATATATTAATCTGCtaactgaaaatatatatatatatctgttcTATGTGGCTAAAAGTTAGTGTGGTGTAAAGTGGAGCTAATGTGCTAACAAAGATTAAGTTAAGGACAAACATAAATAcgaaaatagaaaaaagcccTGATGctacattgtgaaaaacaaaaagactaatGTGACTAAAATGTTCTTTGTAAAAGAAACTATGAATCTTGTGATTTTATAGACAAGAAATTCATAAGGAACACTCTGTTATGGACAAAAGgactctttgtctttgttttatctgcTCATACGCACACAGCTGCATGCATTCTGCTACTCACCTATGCCGTCTGGATTTCTGTGATTCACGTTGTTAAATCATCATTATTCGTCATAATTTTTGTCCACATCGTCTACCTCTTGGGGTTTCAAGCAACTCGACTGTCACCTGGTCGACAGGTAGCACGGCTGATGGCGTGGCCGGTTTCCAGACTCCAGGCTACTCAGCCGTCTCCAGAGCCTTCCGTTGTTCCCCAGTCCTCTGAACTTTATGCTGGCCTTTACCCATCTGAGCCCCATCTTCTCCCCCATCTTTTCCCCCATCTTTTTCCCCAGTTGCCTCCAGCCACTGCAGCAAGTGGGCTCTAAACTCCAGTAAGTGGGCCCCCGTCTCCTCCCAGTGCTCCCTTCGAGGggccctgaatgtctggagttGCCACTGAATGTCTGCAGGGGCCCTGCcagcagttttctttgccttgatttctcagtcttataattctagatctcagAGCTGCTAACATAGAAATATGACATGAagttaacccctttgagcttttttgatctttaaagcagtctgcagccaagttgGTATAGAGGTTAAACAGTGAAATATTATTAgggtttatttagtaaaatagcagcaaatttacttatttcataacttcataaccagagaccttctctcctctggtctgtttaacaacttcagtctcagatcagctcagccctccaggactgtcagcagcagaaacagcaacattaaacCTATCAGGGAAACATAAACTACATTTGCTTAGCATTGTCCCCACATGATGACAATGATACAGTATAATACGattaaatattagattcttGACCAATACGGGTTTTTGCCATGTTGTTGTACGAttttttaagatcttgttcaatgtgcccttttttaactatgagcccctgcccctccaaaggtccCTGCACGGCACTGCTGGAAGACTCTGTTCATCTCACCTGCTCAGCCACGAATGTCGTCATGCGCCTCGATTCCAACCTAGCGGTGATGGTCTCCTCCTCCAATCATCACGCGTCGCTCCCTTCATAAGGTCCAGCTGTTCATCGGCTTCTGCTCGTTGGCTGAGCTTCAACCTTCCTCCACCCCTCCTCAGCCTTCAGCTCATGGTTTCTTCAATGTCCATTCAGTCTTCAGCATCCTCTCCTCCACCAGTGTCAGGGCCCAAGGGAGAAAGACGTCTTTAATCTTCTTACAAAACGGCTCATTTTCTCTGACAGCGGTTACCAGAGCAATGTCTTTCTCCtgggtccgagcgccaaagactttcaTTTATCAATCAAACTTTCTAatacctctctctctctctctctctctctctcactgtgtgtgtgtgtgtgggggggggggggggggggtccatGTTGAAATTACTGTTAAACTCAAAGGGACTAAATCATATAAAAATTGAttgacaaatatgtaaaatcagTAAATGTGGTTCaattcccttttttattttcatttattttatagaaattagATACATAGGAATTTTCACAGCATTGTAGTGTCAGGTAAAGGTTGGTCTCTCTGATTATGAACACCTAATTGTAGTTTGTAAGTGTCTGACAGATAGTTATTGTAGATTTCttataaacatttcttaaaCTGTAAGGGATGCTGGATCTTGGTCTGTGGGACCAAACAgacacatttaacattttcttttacaatacataaataaatactgtactttattttcatcacacttataaaaataatctgaacaaACATCAAACAATTCATTTCTGAGACTCGTGTCATATAACAATTTCCTTAGATTAGAGTACTGTGATAACAGTAAGGcctgtttctgattggctagTAGTGTGCTTCTTTTTACATACATTATGAATCTGCCAATCACAAACAGGAGGATCTGCTTAGTTAGAGGAGGTGTAAAACTGAGAGTAGATCCCCTCCCAGAAAAACtttcaatatatattttcaattgaGAAAATTATCACTCAATTTGTGATCCATCAGCAAAATGTTCCTCTTCACTTTGGTGCTCGTGGTGCTGTTTCTACCAGAAGGCAAGTTTTTGATTATGATTAATATTATTCTAACATTATAATGTTTAGTGTGATTtcattaaatttagattttctcccattaaaaactgcaataataatctaatttctgtttgtcttgttaaaccttttaaactttttcttccctctctctATTTTGTGCTGATGTGATTCAGCCATTTTGTCTTGGTTAGGAAGAGAATTttgttatttagaaaaaatttaataatgctcattttctctttgttttaattagctgaCACCCTGAAATGTGAATGTGTACCTGGCCCCTACATGATATGCTCTGCGGAAACAACTGAATGTTCCTCAAAGTACGATTGTTGTTCAGTAAGAACACAAGTCTATTATTTAGGTACGTATTTGTGAGGTTTCCTGTTGATGATTCTTAGTTTGGGAACTCATcagtttaaaatttgtgttcTTTAATTACAGGTGGTGCAAAGTCTGATCGTAACTCCAAAGGTTGCATTACGTCTGAACTGTGTATTAGCTTCTCTGTCAACTATGGAGATTACAGAGTTGTACAAAACACCAAGTGCTGCAGTGAAGATCTCTGCAACGCCCAGATTAACTACACAAAACCTGGTAATTAattcattgattatgtttttcaatACTTTGCACAATTTGAATTTGCAGTGCTCACAAACTTTTTTAACCCATTACagatttggataaaaaaaaacagaatacacTTAGTTTTGCAATTCCAGCTTCATATACATGTTTTTGGAGAAAcaagttggtgacaaaaaaaataaagcttttaagaaaaaattataataattcttaatttcttttcagtAGAATAACTATCTCTGTATTTTAGTCTCCACTCCAAATGGAAAAAAGTGCTACAACTGTGATGaagaaaactgcatgaaaacCCTTAAATGTGCAGGGGATGAAAACTACTGCATTGAAGTAACAGGTAAGAGGCCAACATGTTTGCATGCTTCGTATTTATCATCACACAAACATTAAGAACAGATCCAAATGTGTTTATGACAtcataactttattctcattttcacagaaaatgtaGATGGAACAAGTCTGACGCTGAAGGGATGTGCCTCTGAGTTGAAGTGCTTAGATAAGTCAGCTTCACTGGTGAATCAGTTCACTGAAGCGAAGATTAGCTTCTGCCAGGGCAACTATTGCAGCAGCACCAGTCCCACCCTGCTGCTCCtgttggtgtctctgttgttttctaACTTATTTTCTTAGCTCACAGAAGCTACTGCATTTTATAAATACTCTGTCTAattcaatttatatttttgtcattttgtcttgGTTCCCCTGGTAAAATATCCAGAATAATCATCATCTCATTGTGTTCATCTTTACTTCATCTGCATGTGACACATATATAAAGTTCTTGccagtgaggagaaaaaaaatgaataaataaattacttctgaTGTTCCTCttcatgtgatttaaaactGGTCACATTTTTAGACTCAGTTCTGGGAAAATATCAACTGAAAAAACTGAACCATGAATGTAAAGACGATCAGCcaggaaatgtttcttcttcatgcatttattgatttatttttcatttctgaggcAGAGAAAGCTCCATTAGGGAGGTCAAGATCAGgtgagaaaaatacaacaaaacaattaatttattctaattctACAAACATGTGCATCAAAAAGATGAAGatacaattataaaattatttgtgaGAGGAAATTTgatgagaattttatttcatgatagtttatgtttaaataagCCCAGCTGTAGATTTTATCCACCCCAGATATTCACACACATCCACGACTGCAGCGTGACTCTGACATGTGTAGTATGGTTGACCAAGAGAAATCACACCATAAATCATGCCGTCGTACACCACTGCTCCACCATCGTCGCCCTGTAGAAAgattttattgatatatttatgtatgttgtaaaacagaaaagtcttcTAATCGCTGTAAAGAGATATTGAAGAAACAAACTTACATAACAGACATCCTTGTTCGGTGCTTGAACATAGAATAAAATGCCAAACGTCGGCATGACAACGGAAACCTGATCAACTCTCATGTTGACACACTGAAGATGTGCTGGAATAGGAGCATCAGGGGGCACTGTAGGGAAACATGAGAATTATAAACATGTTCTTCACTCGACCTTCTCtgtagagacagaaacaaagattttattctcataacttcAATATTTCTCTCACATCGCTGATTATTGGGGCTGAGTGTCGTTTCTCCCTCTCCTGCCAGTTGAACAATATCGCCtctaaaaacaataagaataaaatgtaacaattcaagataacaatgtagaaaattaattattatgcAGAACAATgaaagtacagaaaataaatctgaacttCATCCACTGACACAGGAGTGTCCACCTCCAGTCCTCAGTGTGTCCTACGTCCTTTACAtgtgtctctggtccaacacacctgagctaaacaggttctggttctgctggtggcctgattacctgactcaggtgtgctgaagcagaggcagcaggaccggaggagtggagacagaaaacctgaagacAAGTTTTTGATCAGAGAAAGACTTACCTTCTAAGACGATACCTGCGGTGTGGTAGCCGAGCAAGTGGGACATCTGTTACTGGTGTCTCAAGCTTCAGCAATATGATGTCATGGTGCTGGCCGAAATGCGTATAAATCTTAGGAGCTTGTAGGATTACCAGTCTCTGCTCCCCAGCAGTCTGTGGATGAACTTTTAAAGTTGCTACATTAGTCCTGCACAAAATATTAGATTATaatgaacagacagaaaacctgatcatctgcagataaaactgtcTTCATGTCTCTTTCCTACCATCCTGGCTCCGACTTccagcagtgagctgcagtcagGATCCACTCAGGGTGGATCAGAGATCCTCCACAGAGGGTCGTATAAATACCATTGCTGCTCTCCAGCCGAACGTGATAAAGACGCTCCTTGTGATGACAGTCATAACCTCCAATGATTCTCTTCTGCAGAGAAATATCTGAGTTCactgaaacacctgaagaagaaaaaggaggactttACTCAGAAATCAGGAGCAAACATGGCAACAAGAACAGAAAGAGGATAAAcagttaaagattaaaaagcatCACAGTTTATATGCAAAAACGTTTCAGTCTAAAACAGAATCAGAGGGAAGTTTGAGAgtcacagagagcagcagcctcACTGGAACCAGTGGAAGTGTCTCCAGTGTTTCCGACTCACccagccccagcagcagcagaaccttcagcagagccattgcTTGTCCAGCTTCCTCTGAATGTctgcagtcctgcagcagctgttaAACTTTGttcacaacttcctgttggaaAGAAAGCCACCAATCACAGGACAGACAACGATCTGTGCTGTCATCTGCATACAGAGAAACTTTAACATCTCATCGTTCTAAAGAAACTTGAATAAAGTTTTTGTTGCATTGACATATTATTTCACTACCAAAACATTTCCCCCTCTACTGGCTGGATAatcaatgaaacaaaacattttcatcaatattaagtaattgactcaaaacaagcagctcctatattttgcctcaaacttacttgtaagttagttttgctttatctCAAGTGAACTGAGAGATTTGCAGTAGAAAATAGACTAAAATTGATTGGtaagttttggtttttgcagtgcacaagATTGCAGTGAGTTTTGCTCAAGGGAAAACTTGATTGTAAActtgatgaaataaaactgattttctgaAGAAAGAGCGACTCGtacttgttttcagtttttgtttttaagaaaaactgtttggtttCCAATCTACAAGAATTCACATCTGCCTTTGCTCCTGAAACTAGAATCATTTTGTTTACTGATGAGCTGTGAAAATGATCCTCTATAAacagattcttttattttgaaaaataacaatattacaATGTTGGGTGGTGAAGAGCatttgcatttgttgtaaatgcaaaattacaacaaaagattaaaactaacagaaattcacccaattaaataaaaacaattcagatttttaaaacacatttaaaagaaacctatggtaaaattttaacttaagttattctttttattaaagACACAGCCCTCTTTCATCACCCATGATTCtttgcttttactgtttttcttgaTTGCTTTGTTACATTTGTGAACACAAGAGGCTGAACAGCAGCACTTAAAgtcaaagtgacacattttgttATCAAAAGGCTCAAACTGtgccacaacatttaaaatattaaacaaaagcaaatgttaCTCTCACTCAGCCttgaaataaacatgacatgttcCAATCAATCATTACATAATAAAGGACAAAATACAGAACTTGATATTCAGTGAAGCCCAGAGGTTTTCAAAATGTGGGAGATCTAGCTTCCATGCTAGGCTCCATGCTAACCTCCTTTCTAGTCTCCATGGTAGCCTCAATTATAGCTTCCATGCTAGTTACATGCTAGGCTCCATGCTAGCTTCAATGTTAGTCTCCAAGCTAGCATCTGTGCTAGTTTCCATCCTAGAATCAGGCTTGTTGAAGTTATCTAAATGCAAAAACTGTTGACACAGGTTTTGCCAAATTGTCCTGGAAATGAAATGGGTCCAGAATTAGAAATACTGTGATCCAGATTTTGACTGGATCACACTCCAGTCACAtttactgtgaaaaaaatactataaatGTAAACCAAACCTTCCTGAACTTACACACTTGTCTGACAAACCAGCGAGTAAACAGTCTGCGATTTGACTAATTAGAGACGTGATTAGATATTCATCTACTAATCGCGAAAAAAACCATTTGTTTTATGTGGCtaaaagttagtttggtgtAAAGTGAAGTTAATGTGCTAACAAAGATCAAGTTAAGGACAAAcatgaatacaaaaaaatattttaaaaagccctGATGTcacaatgtaaaaaacaaaaagactaatGGAACCAAATGTCCTTCGTAAAAGAAACTATGAATCTTGTGAATTTATAGACAAGAAATGTTACAATAAATTCATAAGGAACACTCTGTTATGGACAAAAGtactgtttgtcttttctgttttatctgctcacaTGTACTCAGCTGCACGCTGACACAACCATAACATTTAAGAGTGAAgacagtcacacataaacaaaaactgattaagGCAGGAAAACCTTAGAGAGGGAGCAgaatgaggagaaaataaagcagaacttGCTCTACAATCTTTGCTTCACTTGGTGTTTATTCTAAGGTGAGCTGAGTGGAGCCCAGCGCTGGACGGTGAAAGTCACTCTGTATCTGTTCCAATTGgatgatgtgaaacatttgaacattttctgcattaaacCCTGATTTATATTTAACCAAAGCTCATTATTCCTCAAGGTAAAGATACTAGGATTTTAGTCGGGTCTTAAACTGGTAAACTCTTAAACTGGTAAGCCGACCTTGGTAGTGCACAGAGGGGAAAATGAGTGAACTACAACAACTTGTGTCTTGGTTAatgattcttttatttaaaggtttttattggctctactggcctttatttgataggtaattgacaggaaagtgggtaatgagagaagggggaagacatgcggcaaaggttgtcaggccgggaatcgaacctgcaacagccacgtcgaggactaaggcctccttatgtgggttgtgcttaacccatGCGTCACCACAGCACATCCTGGTTAATGATTCTTACAAACTTTATTCCCACAACTTGTCTTTATTGATACCAATAATTGATAcctttatactttgtgttcaacTGCCTGTTTTATCAAGATATGagataaatacagatttttaaaaaaaacacgatCTATAATTTCCATTTAACATATAATTGCAacagggtttttaaaaaaagactcaaaagaCTTGAAATTCCATGTTtcagacttgagacttgactcggggTTTAAGAataaagacttgagacttggaAAACCCTGACTTGGTACCACTGCTGTCTTGAAATAATCTTGAACATGTTTGATAGTCCTTGACCTGCAGTGGGCTGCTGCATGAATGTGACTTAAACATAGagtgtataaaaacattttatttgttttactgtctGCAGCCTTGCTGTAGGATTCATTACTATATTCCACatgaaatcatttttcattaCATATTTCAAATGAACTTACACATTTTGTTTGACAACAAAACTCACAGGAACTAAGTTCACTCTGTGTCTCACAGGTAGAGTTTACTTCACAAACTTCTGCACAACTGAGGCTCCAAATATATTTCATGACTGAGAAACACCAGAAACAGAAACCCTGTTAGCATTTCAGACCATGCATTATATATATAACTAATTTCATGCATTGCAGACAATCCACAGCTATccaaaagccattttcttgtgtttatatgggtttttattttgtaaatgaacACAAACCGCTAAACTGGTCACCAGTGCATCATACAATACACTGCAACACATTACATATGCTCATTCCAACTGACCATGATGGACAGAGTGCCTTTAAAGTCCAATGCATTAACCACGTCTGTCATGATGTGTGAAGTCTGTCAAGATCAGGTGAGAAAAACTTAACTACTGATTTATTCTAATTCTACAAACATGTGGATCAAACTGATGAAGatacaattataaaattatatggGAGAGTAAATTTgatgagatttttatttcatgatagtttatgttttattgaagcTCAGGTAGTGCGTTTATCCACCACAGGTATTCACACATATCCAAGATTACAACTGGAATCTGACATGCATATCCTCCACTAAAAGAAATCACACCATAAATCATGTTGTTGTGCACCGCCGCTCCACCAGTGTCGCCCTGTAGAAGAatttatatcaatatatttatttatgtttttaaacagaaaagtctTCTAATCACTGTAGGGAGATATTGAAGAAACAAACTCACacgacatacagtacagaccaaaagtttggacacactttcccattgaattcaatgagaaggtgtgtccaaacttttggtctgtactgtatatcccTGTTCGGTGCTGAAGCAAGGAATATGTACCCAGTTGACCACAGGGAGACGGAAGCACCAACAACTTTCATGTCGACACACTGCAGATGTGATGGAATAGCAGCACCGTTTACTGTagagaaacatgaaaatcaTAA of Xiphophorus couchianus chromosome 4, X_couchianus-1.0, whole genome shotgun sequence contains these proteins:
- the LOC114143477 gene encoding anionic trypsin-like, which produces MALLKVLLLLGLGVSVNSDISLQKRIIGGYDCHHKERLYHVRLESSNGIYTTLCGGSLIHPEWILTAAHCWKSEPGWTNVATLKVHPQTAGEQRLVILQAPKIYTHFGQHHDIILLKLETPVTDVPLARLPHRRYRLRRGDIVQLAGEGETTLSPNNQRLPPDAPIPAHLQCVNMRVDQVSVVMPTFGILFYVQAPNKDVCYGDDGGAVVYDGMIYGVISLGQPYYTCQSHAAVVDVCEYLGWIKSTAGLI